One Vicia villosa cultivar HV-30 ecotype Madison, WI linkage group LG5, Vvil1.0, whole genome shotgun sequence genomic window, CATAATACAAACATACCCTTTTTTGGATCACTTGTGTGAGTTGTCAGACACATGTTGTAAGGGTGTCATACAGATGTCGGAACCGGTTTAAGAAGTGTCAAAGCAAAGACGAAGAAAAATGGGGACGCTTGTTTGAATTATCTAACTTACATCGTACGAGTGTCATTCAAATCTCAGACACCGACGACGTGTCGGAAACCACGACACGCCTAGTCTGAGAGGTGTTCGTGCTTCATAAGATTCAATTCAAGTTAGTGAATTGTGGGTGAATATAGGTATTAGGTGTGATCCGTAAACTAACAGAAATGGTTCGGTTAGTTTCAGTGCAGTTCGGTTTTACAGTTTGGTCAGGCATAAAAAAGTTATCTTATGAATTGACCTTTCAGATAGATTGGACCAAACCAATCAACGTATCAcctaatctattttttttttccttcaaaaaaaGTGCAATCAGCTTCTGATGAAGTTAAGAAAACGTATAAACTAGAGGGCCTTTAGAACTCACTAGTAGATTAACACAAGATTATAAGCAGTGATTTGCTTTTTAAAATTGAGAATAAGTTTGTTATATGAACATGTTAGTTTGTTCATCAAAAGAATAATCTTTGTTCACATCTTTCAATTTTTATTCCTTGCAATAGATGGATCTTTGAACACTTACAACCAGAACAACAAAACCATTGTTCTATACAACAAAGACATAGTAAGCTGCTATCACCGCCTTTTTCTTGTTTTCCCTATCAATCTATATGTTCACTGTACTCATTGATTGGACTCTCATGTTCCACTTCAACATTTTTGAACGGGAGCTCATGTTAGGGATCAAACAGACGAATCTGACTTTACAGGGtggaaaagaaaaaacaaaacagGGACAAAAACTGAATTTTACTATATTTGTAGGTTCTAAACATATACtattaaatgaaaaatcattTGGTTATAAGTTGTAGCATACCTTTGAACTATGTgtcaaaatcaaaataatatgTATAACAAGTTGATCCTATGTGTCAACTACATGTGATGCATCAAAATGAATTGTTATTTTCCTAATTAACCAGATTCCAAAGCAGTTACAAAAAACGAGTATTGCTGTTGGTGGAGAAAGGCATGGCTCGAAAAGACTAGTCTCTCTCAGTTTCCAGTAAGAGCTTTGATTGGTCACAAATACATTGTTGATCAAAGCAACTATTGATATTATAATTTACACTCGCCATTTGAAGTGCCAATTCATCAAGGATCGCATAGATTTCACCCTGCTCCAAATGGACTACATTCCCTGCAGAGAATGTGTATACCTTCTTTCTCACCTCAATCCAACTCTGACCAGGTACCTTTTTTAAACCTTTTTTCTTTGCTGAGACCCTGACCCTTGCAGAATCATCCCATCTTTCACTTGCAGCATAAATATTGGACAGAAGCATGAAGCTCCCAGTTATTTCTGACTTCTGGGCTAGAATTTGTGATGCTGTTTCTTCTATAACATCTGTATCTTTGTACATTCTACATGAGTTTAATAGTGCTCCCCATACACACTCATTAGGTTCAATCGGCATGTTTTTCACAATATCACTCGCTTCATGCAAAAGCCCTGCACGACCAAGGAGATCAACCATGCATGCATAGTGCTCTACATTAGGCTCAATCCTAAACTCTCCGACCATCCGATCAAAAAGGTTGCGACCCGCAGCAACAAGACCCGCATGACTACATGCAGATAGAACAGCAACAAATGTGATGTTGTCTGGTCTCATTCCGGTTTTAATCATCTCATCAAAAGTTCTTAAAGCATTCTCACCAAGCCCGTGCATTCCATAACCCCCAATTAGTGAGTTCCATGAGATTAAATCTCTACCCTTGATATTATCAAATACTAAATGTGCTTCCTTGAAAACCCCACACTTCATATACATGTTAATAAGACCATTCCCCACCAAAATTCTGTCATCCATGAGATTCCTAACGGCATAAGCATGGAGCTCCCTGCCAGAGTTCAATGCTGCTAATTCTGCACAAACTGATAAAACACTTGATATAGTGACACAATTGGGCATCACCTTCGCAAGCTGCATTCGTCTAAACAGTTCCAATGACTCCTCACCACACCCCTTGGAAGCAAAACCACTAATCACAGCACTCCAACTTATGACATTGGGTCTCACCGCCGGATAACCATTCGATTTCTCCAGCTGCAAAAATACTTCATAGGCCTCATCACATAATCCGGATTCAGCATAAGACGATATCAAAGCATTCCAACTTACTAAATTCTTGTTCTTTATGTCAGAAAATATTTTATGTGCATCCCCAAGATGCTCATGCTTCTTCCCATAAGTCCCTATCAAAGCATTTTTCACAAACAAATAATCTTCATAACCACCTTTAATAACATACCCATGAATTTCTTTCCCCCATTGAACTCCCTCCATATCAGCGCACACAGACAATACCACAGCTATAGCTTCAGCGCTAATCTCAACCCCCTTCATTCTCATCAACTTAAACAACTCCATAGTTTCATCACAAAGTCCACACCTAGCATGACTCGACAAAAGAGAAGTCCAAGTTACATAATTCGGCTTCAAACCTTCCAACTCCATCCGTTTAAAAATCCCACAAGCACCAACAGAATCAAGATTAAAAGCATAACCCGAAACCAAAGTATTCCACGACAAAACACTTCTCACAACCATTCCATCAAACACTTTGCACGCATCCTCCATTCCCCTAACTCTCCCATACATACCCACCAATTCATTCCCCACATGAACATGATTCCTAAAACCCAATTGCAAAACATGACAATGAACAACCTTACAAATCCTAACAACCCCAAGATAAGAACACGACTTAACAATCAAAGGCAAAGTAAACCCATCAGGTAAAAATCCAAACTTTCGCATTTGAACATAAAGTTGAAGCGCATATCCATAACACCCATGAGATACATTGGCTCTAATAATGGAATTCCATAAGAGAATGCTTTGAAGAGACTCAACTGGGGTGGTTTTGAACACTTTCCGGGCATCGAAAATGGAGCCGAAACGGGCGTATGTTGCTATGAGCCTGGCGGATAGGAAGGAGGAATGGTGGGCGGTTGTGAGGATTAATTGGGTGTGGATTTGACGAACTTGTTGGAGAGTGGAGCATCGTTGAAGAAGAAGAGAATCGAAGAAATCGAGAAGATGGTTGTTGTAGATTGAAGGTGTGAGTTTGGAACATGAGAGTGATGATAACAAGTTTTTCATATCAATGGAGTTTGAAATTGAGAGAATGAAACCGTTTGATTTAAAACCGGTTATAACAAAAAACCGGTTTATAATAAAAACCGGGTTTGAGCCGGATTCAAACTAGTTTGAATATGCATAAACCgtttttttagtttctttttaaaACATCATATTCAGTCTTTCGATAAACTAATTCAAGAAGAGTTTGTCGTTCTTACTTACGGTGTTAATATTTTGGTTAAGAACTCAAATTCACAATGGTGACAACATGATTAAGGATCATAACTATGTGATGGTGTTGATTGGAATATTTGGCATTAGAGGAATATCCGCAAAGTACTTACAAGTAACTAATaatactctgatgccaaagttaGTATGAACTGTTAGGTTTTTAAGGTTAAAAAGTGTGTACCTTGAGTGATGGTAGTGTTAAGCTTATACAACTATACAATACATTAAGAAAAAGGGATTCGATATTGAAAATGATTCcgtattttatttattactttttCTTGGTTGCTTATCTCTTCACTTTAATTCTAATCTTGCAAACTCGTGATATACCCCAAAAATTAACAAATGTTGGCCTTTAAATAGAAGCAAGGCAAGTGTGTTAAGAAATTTTTCCGCTCTCATAGCTACTTTAACCAAATTAGATTTACTAAGGTATTTTTCTACTCACTTAGCAATTTTCATAACAAAGTGTTTTTTCATTTGTACTAGTTAAAAAGTACAGGAGCTTTTGGGTTCCATAAGTTGATAAGGGATACTCCGAGGCTTACGTAAAATGATGATGGTTAGGGCTTGCCCGTGGTGGCGAAAGACCATGTTTGCTAATGTTTACGGTGTTTAAGATGGTATGATAGGGCCaactcacgtgaggtgagagacTCGTTGTATAAGAGTTATGCTCATTGTGTAATGGTTTGTCTGTCTCCTGTTATAAAGGCTCTTTGGGCATAGGATTCAGGAAACCCTTAGAGATGATAACAACTCCCCCAAGACTGGAAAATACTATTGGCTTCCTACTTTCTAATGGGATGTGGCGTGACTTTACCCAGGTGGTTAGTGTTTGGGTAAAGGTATTGTACACATATTTCCTGAGGACGAGTTCCCCATGACATACAAAAGGTCTCTTTAGGAAAATTttaaagggactaaaattgaaaaatatcTAAACtctaaaaacaatcataaaataCTAGCAAAAACTAAAGTTGCATGATATAAAACTGTATATTTTTTAAATCGCATAAAATTGTATTAGCATTAAAATAACTAAAAGTGAAACATTCAAAATTAGTTAAGGTCATAGTTCACTAATAGTAAATGTTAAGAGATTAAAATTGCAACAACTAAGTTATATTCATCAAAGTcattaaaattgtaataataaatGTTTGATTAGCGGGTCAGTGTGTTTTTTGGGTTTGAGTCTGATTTTACCCGAAtccaaatttttaataattttttttttaatttttaaactcGAGAATTTCTCATCGCACCCTTATACCTTCTTCGGGCCCATGGCAAAATGTAAAATATGTCTctattttcggagatacatctccgaacggaccattttttcaaaatttagtttgaagatgcatctccaaatttttctgaggtgaattcggagatgtatcttcgaaaaTACACCTGATATTTCCAATTTACAGTTGGAAACACACTGCTACACAATAATAATTACTACACAATAAGGAAATTAACATTGAATCATGTATCTTATTCACACCATAAATTCTTGCAAATCTACAAAGCGAAACTTATGAAATCAAAATACAAAGTTTAGGAACCAAGCGGTTGATCTCCATTGGCAAGGAGCCCCGTCCAAGGACGTACtcggggaataccgagttcgattctCAGGCGAAACAATCTTGCTTGGCCAGTGCGCATGCCTCTCCGCACGAGTCGGCCTATGGTGGGTCGACACCGGTgcgaatagaaaaaaaaaatacaaagtttACAAAGATTAGGAATATCAGAGGCATTTATATAAAACACTGCATAATATGAATTAAAGAATTTTCTATGTTCAGAtagactaaaaaaatataactgtTATGCACGAATAGAATCTAAATGATGTTAAAAATCTGAATTGAGAATTTTAAACTTGATCTTAGTTCTATGGAAGCTACTTTGCATGTTAGAGTACTATTATGAGTTGCCATATTTAAGATGTTTTTGAGATGCTTTTAAAACATTAAAGGCGTTATTTATTCTTCAAGAAGAAATTGAATCAATAAGTTTATAATATTGTTGAAGTTCTTAGTTCATACTTTAATAGACTAGGATAAATCTTAAATATTACTATGATGGGTCAGTAATCACTCACAAACACAAGTCAAATTAATAACAATGAGAACTAAAATACTTTGAtccttaaatattataatttgttattattaaaccttattttgaaataaaatggaAAAGGAGGAGTAAATAAAATGTGTAGTGGAAATAACTAGAACAATACTGTAATTTGATTAGTCTCGCTGTTGTACTTGACAgtataaaggaaaataaaagaagcAAATTTGGTCGGTTGAAAGTGCGCTACAGCTAGAAGAGAATGGGACACACTACTTGTGTCctctttgattgattagccaCAGATATAGATTgaagagaaagaaacaaaaaatgatttgttctttgtaaagaAATTTATACCATAACTATGATCAAGTTTAAAATTCTAGATGATCAA contains:
- the LOC131601195 gene encoding putative pentatricopeptide repeat-containing protein At1g17630, whose translation is MKNLLSSLSCSKLTPSIYNNHLLDFFDSLLLQRCSTLQQVRQIHTQLILTTAHHSSFLSARLIATYARFGSIFDARKVFKTTPVESLQSILLWNSIIRANVSHGCYGYALQLYVQMRKFGFLPDGFTLPLIVKSCSYLGVVRICKVVHCHVLQLGFRNHVHVGNELVGMYGRVRGMEDACKVFDGMVVRSVLSWNTLVSGYAFNLDSVGACGIFKRMELEGLKPNYVTWTSLLSSHARCGLCDETMELFKLMRMKGVEISAEAIAVVLSVCADMEGVQWGKEIHGYVIKGGYEDYLFVKNALIGTYGKKHEHLGDAHKIFSDIKNKNLVSWNALISSYAESGLCDEAYEVFLQLEKSNGYPAVRPNVISWSAVISGFASKGCGEESLELFRRMQLAKVMPNCVTISSVLSVCAELAALNSGRELHAYAVRNLMDDRILVGNGLINMYMKCGVFKEAHLVFDNIKGRDLISWNSLIGGYGMHGLGENALRTFDEMIKTGMRPDNITFVAVLSACSHAGLVAAGRNLFDRMVGEFRIEPNVEHYACMVDLLGRAGLLHEASDIVKNMPIEPNECVWGALLNSCRMYKDTDVIEETASQILAQKSEITGSFMLLSNIYAASERWDDSARVRVSAKKKGLKKVPGQSWIEVRKKVYTFSAGNVVHLEQGEIYAILDELALQMASVNYNINSCFDQQCICDQSKLLLETERD